From a single Longimicrobium sp. genomic region:
- a CDS encoding FAD-binding oxidoreductase gives MSDAAAVVVVGGGVIGSSIALHLRERLGGARVVVAERDPAYTRASSRLATGGIRQQYGSPLNVALARHSVGFYRRFDELTAATPRPTRAWFRERGYLFLADAEGAPGMERRFKAQRESGAACELWTPDRIRAEVPGLRVDDIVLGIFGPEDGYLDPREVLAGLRALAEHAGAEYVHGEVVEVERSGGRVSGVRLKTAGGERRIEAPVVVNAAGAWAASVGRAAGVEVPVTPVRQHLFRLDLEEGLPSSIPMIFDLDGTHWRLDDARSPGAPDRLVIGRSRPSEPPGENFACDEGRLDDMLQTLRSRYPVARVRSVAEAWAGLYEMTHDHNALLGEHPSLPGFVVAAGFSGHGLMLAPAVGLAVAELIAGDRPTFDIAPLAVDRFERGELFLDGALI, from the coding sequence ATGAGTGACGCCGCGGCGGTAGTGGTCGTGGGGGGTGGCGTGATCGGCTCCAGCATCGCGCTGCACCTGCGGGAGCGGCTCGGCGGCGCGCGCGTGGTGGTGGCCGAGCGCGATCCGGCCTACACTCGCGCGTCGTCGCGCCTGGCGACGGGGGGGATACGCCAGCAGTACGGATCGCCGCTCAACGTCGCGCTGGCGCGGCACAGCGTCGGCTTCTACAGGCGCTTCGACGAGCTCACCGCCGCCACGCCACGCCCGACGCGCGCCTGGTTCCGCGAGCGCGGCTACCTCTTTCTGGCCGACGCGGAGGGCGCGCCCGGGATGGAGCGGCGATTCAAGGCGCAGCGCGAGAGTGGCGCAGCGTGCGAGCTGTGGACGCCGGACCGCATCCGCGCCGAGGTGCCGGGGCTGCGGGTGGACGACATCGTGCTCGGCATCTTCGGACCGGAGGACGGCTACCTCGATCCGCGCGAGGTGCTGGCCGGCCTCCGCGCGCTGGCGGAGCACGCCGGCGCCGAGTACGTGCACGGCGAGGTGGTGGAGGTGGAGCGGAGCGGCGGGCGGGTCTCTGGGGTGAGGCTGAAGACGGCCGGGGGCGAGCGGCGCATCGAGGCGCCCGTCGTGGTGAACGCGGCCGGCGCCTGGGCCGCTTCGGTGGGGCGTGCGGCGGGGGTGGAGGTCCCAGTCACCCCGGTCCGGCAGCACCTCTTTCGGCTGGATCTGGAGGAGGGGCTGCCGTCGTCCATCCCCATGATCTTCGACCTGGACGGGACGCACTGGCGGCTGGACGACGCGCGCTCCCCCGGCGCGCCGGACCGCCTGGTGATCGGCCGCTCGCGCCCATCCGAGCCGCCGGGCGAGAACTTTGCCTGCGACGAAGGCCGGCTCGACGATATGCTCCAGACGCTCCGGAGCCGCTACCCGGTAGCGCGGGTGCGGTCGGTGGCGGAGGCGTGGGCCGGGTTGTACGAGATGACGCACGACCACAACGCGCTGCTCGGCGAGCACCCGTCGCTTCCCGGCTTCGTGGTCGCGGCGGGCTTCAGTGGCCACGGCCTCATGCTGGCGCCCGCCGTCGGCCTCGCCGTCGCGGAGCTCATCGCAGGCGACCGCCCCACGTTCGACATCGCGCCGCTGGCGGTGGACCGCTT
- a CDS encoding ferritin-like domain-containing protein yields MAKNDAALMAALNDLLQLDHDAVASYQVAIDAVSTETLKRKLRQFKRDHQRHVAEIGELVTARGGTPVTAPHLSTGMLKLAVQALGAAGGDRAVLLAFRTNEWESANKYARAAGRRFPPEVREVIRRGAEDEAKHYKWAVDSLEKLGAGDTTVLGRVEQVMERLHGGAALGLEAVERLVASTRATVAARREAGARKAPRKRSASGGGTGAAKKSSGARKSTSGAAKKSSSDSAKKSSSGARKSTSGAAKKTSGGAKKSTRSSGSSS; encoded by the coding sequence ATGGCGAAGAACGATGCGGCGCTGATGGCCGCGCTCAATGACCTGCTCCAGCTCGACCACGACGCGGTTGCCTCGTACCAGGTGGCGATCGACGCGGTGTCCACGGAGACGCTCAAGCGCAAGCTCCGCCAGTTCAAGCGCGACCACCAGCGGCACGTCGCCGAGATTGGCGAGCTGGTGACGGCGCGCGGCGGAACGCCGGTGACGGCGCCGCACCTCTCCACCGGGATGCTGAAGCTGGCGGTGCAGGCCCTCGGCGCGGCGGGCGGCGACCGCGCGGTGCTCCTGGCCTTCCGCACCAACGAGTGGGAGAGCGCCAACAAGTACGCCCGCGCCGCCGGCCGCCGCTTTCCGCCCGAGGTGCGCGAGGTGATCCGCCGCGGCGCCGAGGACGAGGCCAAGCACTACAAGTGGGCCGTCGACTCGCTGGAGAAGCTCGGCGCGGGCGACACCACCGTCCTCGGCCGCGTGGAGCAGGTGATGGAGCGGCTCCACGGCGGCGCCGCGCTCGGACTGGAAGCGGTCGAGCGGCTGGTGGCCTCCACGCGGGCGACCGTGGCCGCGCGCAGGGAAGCCGGCGCCAGGAAGGCCCCCCGCAAGCGCTCCGCCTCCGGCGGCGGCACGGGCGCGGCGAAGAAGAGCAGCGGCGCCAGGAAGAGCACGTCCGGCGCGGCCAAGAAGAGCAGTTCGGACAGCGCGAAGAAGAGCTCGTCCGGTGCCAGGAAGAGCACTTCGGGCGCGGCGAAGAAGACGTCTGGTGGCGCGAAGAAGAGCACGCGGAGCTCGGGCTCATCGTCGTGA